The following are from one region of the Heliangelus exortis chromosome 2, bHelExo1.hap1, whole genome shotgun sequence genome:
- the NDUFV2 gene encoding NADH dehydrogenase [ubiquinone] flavoprotein 2, mitochondrial, with protein MFLCAPLRAAAAHSIRQIQNLHRAAVRNASGGALFVHRDSPENNPDTPFEFTPENLKRIEAIINNYPGGHKSAAVMAVLDLAQRQHGWLPISAMNKVAEILEMPPMRVYEVATFYTMYNRKPVGKYHIQVCTTTPCMLRDSDSILEAIKKKLGIKVGETTPDKLFTLIEVECLGACVNAPMVQINDNYYEDLTPKDIEEIIDELKAGKVPKPGPRSGRFSCEPAGGLTSLTEPPKGPGFGVRADL; from the exons ATGTTCCTGTGTGCTCCCCTGCGGGCTGCGGCCGCACATTCG ATAAGACAAATCCAAAACTTACATAGGGCAGCAGTCCGCAATGCCAGTGGAGGAGCCTTATTTGTG CACAGAGATAGTCCTGAAAATAATCCAGATACTCCATTTGAGTTCACACCTGAAAACCTGAAG CGAATAGAAGCAATCATAAACAACTACCCAGGGGGACACAAGTCTGCAGCTGTCATGGCAGTACTAGATTTGGCTCAAAGACAGCACGGATGGTTGCCCATATCAGCTATGAACAAG GTTGCTGAAATTTTAGAAATGCCTCCCATGAGAGTCTATGAAGTAGCAACCTTCTATACAATGTATAATCGCAAGCCTGTTGGGAAATACCACATTCAGGTCTGCACTACCACGCCTTGCATGCTGCGGGACTCTGATAGCATTTTAGAAGCCATTAAGAAGAAACTTG GCATAAAAGTTGGGGAAACAACACCAGATAAACTCTTTACGCTGATAGAAGTGGAATGTTTAGGTGCCTGTGTAAATGCACCGATGGTACAAATAAATGACAATTACTAT gaagATTTGACACCCAAAGATATCGAAGAAATAATTGATGAGCTAAAGGCTGGCAAAGTTCCCAAACCTGGCCCGAG gagtggACGCTTTTCTTGTGAGCCAGCTGGTGGCCTTACTTCTCTCACTGAACCACCCAAAGGACCAGGTTTTGGAGTTCGAGCTGACCTGTAA